The genomic window GTTCCCAACAGCGAGGGCAGAGAGTACACGGAGAGCCGGCTCCCCAGGGGGAGGAAGCACCCTCTTTCCTCCCGGGAGAATTTCACTGGGCAGTTTCGGAAACCGCCccatccccttccccttccccctcgGTAGACAATGGCGCTTTgtacttccttccctccctcccacagcTCCCTCCTTACACAGCGGTGGGGCCTGGGCGGGTGGAACTCGGGACACACAGAGGAGACACTGTGGTCCAACCTTTGCCTCCAGGCCCAAAGGGAAGGGTCGTGCCAGAGGGTGACCAGTGGAATGAGGTTGTCAGTCTCCAGCCTTGCCCACCCACTTTGGGGGATCAGAGGGAGgctcccattttccagatggggaCACTGAAGCTCCGGGGGTTGTGCTGTAGAGGTGGCCAAGTTCCTACATCAGGCTTTTGTCAGAGACAAGGACCCCATCTCCGAGCCCAGAGCACTGAGAATGGGGACCTAGGAGACAAAAGGCTAGCCCTTGCCCCTCTGGGCCTCTTTACCCTCTGTACAGAAGGGGCTGGACCCTCTgtcccctccagcccccagcctccAAATGTACCACAGAAGGCTCTAGGCCTGAGACACAGCCAGCACCGGGGGCTGGGGAGTGAGCCTCATTCCCCCCGCCTCTGCTATAAGGCCTCCTTAGGCCTCAGAGCATCTCTAGTCCAGGCTAGAGGGGTCTCCAACACAGTGCCAGGATCCCTGAGGTCCCCACCATGACACACAGACCCCAGTAGCAGAGCTATCTTCAGCCTAGGGCAGGCCCTGGAGTcagagagacctgggttcaaatcctggctcaggTCATTTGACCATGAGCAAATCACATGTCCTCCCTGGACTTCAatctcctcatctgtcaaatgggaataaCAGTAGTATCTAGGGTTTTTGTGGGCTTAGGACAAGTAGGGGGCTCAGCACAGGGTTTGACTCACAGGCTCTCCATAAATGTTACTGATGCCTCGGGGTATCCTGCCCTTCCCATTTGCCCccttgtctctctccctcctcctgacTGGCTAGAACCAAGTATGGGGGTGATGCTTATTGCAACTGCAGCTATGTACAGGAGAGGCCAAGTCACTGTTCCCAACCCCACCCACTGGCAAATGAAAAAACCAAGACACAGAGAGTTTAAGGGATATGCTCTTGATCACCCAGCCAGGATTGGACTAGGGCTGGAACCAACTAAGGGCTCTGGCCTGAGTTTCAGGGGGTCTTCTCATAATTCCTCAGGAATGTGGAGCCTGGAGGGCTCTTCCCCCAAGACTCTCCCTGCTCTCTTCAGACTAGGACAAGCTGGCTCATGGCTGAGTTGGGCCAGCCCACACTCCCTGCTGAAAACTATCTCCATCCCATCCCCACCCTTGCCACCTGGCCTTCCCGCTAAGCAGAAAGGAATGACGGGGGGGCGCTAAAAAGGGAGATGATAGAGGGTTCTTTGGCCCTACCCCTGAATGATttggggggtggggacagaggaaaTCACCCCGCCTTTACTGGCTCCCGTCTGGTTATCAGACCCACACTGGAGGCTTATCTCTGCCACTATCTTCCAGGGGAACCCTGGGCCAGTCCTCTCTCCCTTGAGCCACGGAGGATCTGTATGTAGCAGGTGGCTCTACATGGTGGAGGTGTGGGGGAGGCAACAGGATTGGCTGACTCACTCCAGAGAAGGTGTTCTTTCCTGAACCTGGTTAGACCAGTCACCCCCAATTTCCCGGGAACTGAGGGGTTGAGAACCGGTAGAAGCAGCTGTCACCCAGGGATGCCCTCTATAAGGCCCTGGGGTGGCCCCTAGTGCCAGCCACCTTATATGTCTGGGGGATTGGTCCTCCCACTCTGCACCCTGGCTTCTTCCATGGTGGCTAGGTCCAGGCCAGTGCAGTGGGGACAATAGCCCTCAGCCAGGCAGGACTCCTGAGCACctgtcctcagtttccccatctgtggatGAAGCAGTCAACCCCCAGCTGGGCTGTGGTGTTTGGTGACTAGACCAGGGAGCCTCCCTTGCTCAGAGGGTGGACTTCATCTGTCACCTTTCCCTCTAGGGACCCTGTTAGTGACCCACAGGgtggcctccctcctcctcctacAATAGCTCCCTGACTTTTGGGGATCTGGGCTCTGAGAGGCAGGAATCGAGTTGTAGAAAGGAGTGCCTGGCTTGGCACCTGGCACAAGTGGGCAGTTTCTGGCTGTCCACTCACAGTTGTGTGCTCTGTGAACCACAATGCAAAGTGGACTACCCAAGATCCCTGAAACAGTGGGCTGGGTCTACCCCCGGGACCCTGCGTGGGCAGGCAGGCACGTGAAGAGCTTGGGACACAGGGAGTGGACACAGGCCACACATTGTGCCCTAGGCAGAGCCGTGGGCAGCTGGTGCCAGCCCTCCGCCCCTGGCAGCCAAAATGACCTGCCTCTCGCACCCACTGCAGCTGGAGGTCACAGCAGATCTGGCAGAGCGGCGGCGCATCCGCTCAGCCATCCGGGAACTGCAGCGGCAGGAGCTGGAGCGCGAGGAGGAGGCCCTGGCATCCAAGCGTTTCCGTGCCGAGCGGCAGGACAACAAGGAGAACTGGCTGCAGTGAGTAGCGGGGGGTGGAACATGCGGGTGAGAAGGTGAGTGTGAGCCCTGGCTCAGCTCATGTGTGCAGGCAGGCGTGAGCACAAGTGTATCTGTGGATTGCATGTGCTAATGGCAGTACGTCCACACACGCTTCTGGAAAAACAGAGATGTTTGTGGGCATGGAGCATGTACTGATTGTGGCGTCGCGGCCGTGCTGATGTAGCCAGCACGTCTGAGTGTGTGGTATTAGTGCCCACGTCCATGGGCATATGTGTATCAGTGTGCAGTTAGAGGGTGTGCACAGCCACATGCCCTTCTGCCAAGGTTCTGGGTACTCTGTTCTGGCTCCTACCCTTAGCCCACATCCTCCACGACCTGGCCATGGCAGTGGTGGTTACAGTCATGatgtctctgcagctctcagcagcgGGAAGCTGAGCAGCGGGCTGCCCTGGCACGGCTGGCAGGGCAGCTGGAGTCCATGAACGATGTGGAGGAATTGACTGCACTGGTGAggcccaggctggggcaggggatgggggcagggcaggTGAAGACCTGGACTCCACAGCCCAACACCCGCGACCTGTCTCTTACCCACAGTTGCGAAGCGCTGGTGAGTATGAGGAGCGCAAGCTGATCCGAGCTGCCATCCGCCGTGTACGGGCTCAGGAGATTGAGGGTATGTGGCCTGTCCcggccccacccctgccctgctgTCTGCTGTCCACAGCACCTCCCTGTCACTCACCTGCCACTTGCTCCTTCCCTTCCAGCTGCCACCTTGGCTGGGAGGTTGTACAGCGGGCGTCCCAACAGTGGCTCAAGAGAGGACAGCAAGGGGCTAGCGGCACACAGGCTGGAACAGTGTGAGGTAAGGAGGGTGGGAGAGTGGCCCAGTGTCCTGTGCCCATGGATACCGGTAGCACAGAGTGCCTGAGTGTCTTTGCTAGGCTGGTATTTCACTGTAAGGGGCCCACCCCTGCCATCCAGCCTCTATTTAGCAGTCAGAGGGATCTCCCAGAAATGCAAATCCGGCCCTGGCACCTCCCCTGCTTCAACCCGTCCCAGGGCTGCCCCTCACCCTCCACACAGCCCACATCTTTACCTTGGCTTATGGGGCCTGCATGTCAGACCCCAGCTGGCTCACAGTTCACTCTATTTTCCAGAGTGTGGGTGAGAGGTCAGGCCATGCAGGTTCCCCAAGTGGCCAGCAGAGGCCGCTGGGTCCACGGTCCTGGCAGGACCCCACTCCCACTCCAGATGAaccaggctgaggccaggagtcagGAACCTCCACTCCAGGGATCTATTAAGGCTCCCGTCCCCAATAGGTCTCCTGCCATACCCACCCACTGACATCAGGACCTGGTCCTCTCTGAACCCCTTTGGCTAGGTAGTGCCAAGAGATTGGGAAGTGGGGATCAGAGACTGCCCTTAGCATGCCAGTGCCAGTGCTTGCGCAGGTGTGCCTACAGGAAGCCATGCCCCACCACTCTGCTTTGCATGCCCTGCCCTGGGCACTTGCCAGCCTGGCCCTCAGTGGTGGGGGTGGCGTTCAAAGCCTAGGGAGCCTTGGTTGCATCCTGTGGGTCCCTTACAGGTGCCAGAGCGAGAGGAACAGGAACAGCAGGCAGAGGTTTCAAAGCCAACCCCCACCCCTGAAGGCACCAGCCAGGATGTGACCACAGTGACACTCCTGCTGCGAGCCCCACCTGGGAGCACATCCAGCTCACCTGCCTCACCCAGCAGTTCACCCACCCCTGCCTCTCCTGAGCCTCCATTGGAGCCTGCCGAGGCCCAGTGCCTTACAGCTGAGGTTCCAGGCAGCCCAGAGCCACCCCCCAGCCCACCCAAGACCACCAGCCCTGAGCCTCAGGAGTCTCCAACGCTCCCCAGCACTGAGGGCCAGGTGGTCAACAAGGTGAGTCTGGATGAGGGGCAGGGATGCCAGGCAAGTGAGCAGGTCTGGGAGTCAGGCCTTGCTCAGGCCCTGTTCTTCTCCCTTGCAGCTTCTGTCTGGCCCCAAAGAGACCCCTGCTGCCCAGAGCCCCACCAGAGGCCCCTCTGACACCAAGAGAGCAGGTGAGGGTCCCAGCAGGGGTAGTCACAGGcatctttcttcccctccccctgcctccctTTCCCTGCCTAGAAAATGGGCTCTTGTGCCTGGCAGCTCTAGCTTCCTCAGGTCCATGCAGTCCCTGATACTGCACCCCACCCCTGAAGTGTCCCCGCCCCCAGCTAGGCCAgcctccccctccacccccatgGCTAGAGGCCTCCCCTGCAGCCTTGAAAGGCAACGGGCCTCAGGCACATTCTTCTCCCCAATAAGGGAGTCCACCCATCTCCCAGCTGGAGCTGTGGGCAGCACTGGCCAGGAGGGCTGTCCCCCCTCCCCATCTGCAGAAAGGATCTGGGCACCCTTCCTCCAGCCTAAGCCTCGCCTGGCCCCCAGGAGTGTCCAAGTCATCCTAGGGTCAGTGTGGCAGGAGAAGGAGGTGCCTGTAGGAGAGATGCAGCCGAGTGGGGATGCCGGAGTGTGGGAGATCCAGGAGGGGAtggagaggtggggtgggggttgagTACAGGAAAGGGTGGGAAGCTAGGGAGGTGTAGAGGAGAGGATTATGAAAGGTGGACACCCACTATCccctgtcttttctctttccccacaTGGCCATCACCCCCTCCCCAACCTGCCAGACGTGGCTGGACCCCGACCCTGCCAACGCTCCCTGTCGGTGCTCAGCCCCCGCCAACCAGCCCAGAACCGAGGTACTACCTATTCTCACCCTGCCTAGGATCTGTGCAGACCCTGTCCCACCCAGTTGCTGACAGCCCTCCTGTTCCTTCTAGAGTCCACCCCCCTTGCCAGCGGACCTTCCTCATTCCAGCGGGCTGGCTCTGTGCGGGATCGTGTCCACAAGTTCACATCTGATTCTCCTATGGCTGCTAGGCTCCAGGATGGCACACCCCAGGCTGCCCTAAGTCCCCTGACCCCCGCAAGGCTCCTGGGCCCCTCCCTCACCAGCAccacccctgcctcctcctccagcgGCTCCTCCTCTCGGGGCCCCAGTGATACCTCCTCCCGGTTCAGCAAGGAGCAACGAGGAGTAGCCCAGCCCCTGGCCCAGCTTCGAAGCTGCCCCCAGGAGGAGGGCCCCAGGGGGCGGGGCTTGGCTGCTAGGCCCCTTGAAAACAGAGCAGGGGGGCCTGTGGCACGTTCAGAGGAGCCTGGTGCCCCGCTGCCCGTGGCCGTCGGCACTGCCGAGCCAGGGGGCAGTATGAAGACCACATTCACCATCGAGATCAAGGACGGCCGTGGCCAGGCCTCCACAGGCCGGGTGCTGCTGCCCACAGGCAACCAGAGGGCAGGTAGGCGCCCCCCACTGCCTCCCCAATGGGGATGAGTGCCTGCAACCGCACTTCTGCATGCAGGACAGGTGCTGCGGCCAGGACTCAGGGTGTCTCCAAAGGGTGTGCTGGGAGCGAGGGCATTATCAACCTTGTCTGGCACTGCCCTCACTCCACCTGATCCTCCTGACAGCCACCTTTCTCCCCACTCAGAACTGACACTGGGGCTGCGGGCGCCCCCGACCCTACTCAGCACCAGTAGTGGGGGCAAGAGCACCATCACCCGTGTCAACAGCCCTGGGACCCTGGCTCGGCTGGGCAGTGTCACTCATGTCACCAGCTTCAGCCATGCCCCCCCCAGTAGCCGAGGAGGCTGCAGCATCAAGGTGAGCCCCTCCTCACCCCACCAGCCTCACCATCCGTCAGCCTCACATACACTGCTTCAGGGTGTAGGGCTAGCAGGGTTCCTCTGCTCCTCCCCTACTGCACACACAGagaaaccgaggcccagagagggaaggtgGCTGCTCACAGACCACAGCCAGTCGGTGGCAGAGCTAAGGCCAGACCCTAGCATATCAGTCCCTAAGTGTGTCGGAAGCTTACTCTGTACTGGCGTTAAGCTTCCTGGATGCTGATCTCTGATCCTTAGTTCGAAATTGGTTGGTTCATTCCTGGtgaacagatggggaaactgaggctcagagagggtggtAAGGGCTTGCTCCCCTCTTCCTGTGGCAGCCCCAGTGCCCCTGCGCCCACCCACACTGGACATCAGCCCCGAGGTATAGAGCAGCTCATCTGCTCatccaagatcagcctggcccatTAGGAGATTGGAGATTAGTGATTAGCATCTGCGTCAACCTCCCTGTGGGGGTTGGGCAGAAGCTCTGAGGGGGGACAGACAGGCAGAGGGGCGCCAATCAGGTGAGGCAGCAGCCTAGCAGGTGCCTTGGGAACTGAATACGCAGCACCCTTCCATTATTCATTCCCAAGCCCAGGATCCACTAGCCGGGAGCTCAGCCGGGAAAGGGATCCCCAAGCGGGCCACCCGGCTGCCCAGGTAATGCCCTCTGTGCTAAACCAGGGACTGAATGGGACTTTGGCTGAGGTGAGATGGCTAGACCAGCTTTGGGCCTTCTcaggggagacagggagagagtgAGGGAAATAAAGCACCCTTCCTTTCCAAAAAAGCAGGATCCAGCTGCCCTCTGACAAGGGattgtgtggggtggggtggggggacccGCTGAGGCCCTTGAGGTGGATGGGAGGTGCCACAGTGAGACCTGGGTCTGACACCACCAActtgcctcagtttacccatctggAACCAAAGGGGACAGGTGATGTACCCATAATGTGCTTGCTCAAAGTCTGTGGTTGGACGTGAGCACCATGGGCAGGCCAGAGGGCATTTATGTAAGACCAAGACACTTTTTATAGCAGATCACTCAAAGTCCTGCCTccctgtgcctccatttcccccATCTGTTCCAGCTGTCTAAAACAGCTGGAGTTAGGGTAAAGGGTAAAGGAGTACAGGCTGTGGAGTCCAGCAGACTGATTCTCACAGCTAATGTACATGGTGGCTAGGCCAGGTCCATTCCCTgttccctgcctcagtttccccacctgtgagGCATGGGGCCCCGATCTCAGTGATCTTCAGAACCCATGCAGTCTTACTGTGCTGCAGGCCTATGATTTCTGTAGGGCTATAGCCAGGCCTGGCGATCCGCCTGCTTGGGCAGGCCCCCCCTCCCCCACTGCCCCTTCCACGGAGGAGCCCAGAATAGGTTTCTATTTGGGCTGCAGCTCCAGCTGGCTGGTGGcgggctgggaggcaggggcgggGCAGGCCCGCTGCCCTTGCCTTTGCCCTCGGACCAGCTGCAAAGACTCAGACACTCAGCCAGAGACAGCAGCCCCTGCCACTGCCCCACCATTACCCCCCATAGAGTCCCCACCAGCACCATGCCGGGGGTACCAGGGCCTGGGCCTGAGCTGGCCGCAGCCCTTGAGGAGCAGTTGGGCCGGGCACTGGAGGAGCTGCGGGCGGTGGCTGAAGCAGGCCGGGTGGCAGTGACCCAGGCAGCCGAGGTAGCTGTAGCCACCGTGGAGCCGGTGGCCCGGGCAGCTGAAGAGCTGCGGGCAGAGAGAGCAGCACTGAGCCGGCGGCTGGATGCACTGAGCAGGCAGGTGGAGGTGCTGAGCCTACGGCTGGGGGTCCCACTTGTGTCCGGCCTTGAGCCTGAGCTGGAGCCCAGCGAGCTGCTCCTGGCTGCCGCCGACCCCGAGGCCCTCTTTCAGGCTGCCGAGGATGCCGGGACCCCCGTGGCCCACCCACCTGCCTTCAGCACCCGCCGCCGCTCCTCCACCGGCACCACCCGCAGCACTAGTCTCGTAAGTGCTTCTGGGTTGGTGGGAGGGGTAGTTTTGAGCCAGGCTCTGCCTCCTCTTGACTTTAGGTATGTCAccaccttctctgagcctcagtttatctATCTTGACAGGGGACTGGGGCACTAGTGCTCTAAGACTAGGGCAAGAGGGTGCCAGGCTCCAGCCCTGAGGCATGTGTGGCAGCTGCCTTGGCAGCCCCTGGCATGacccaggccccagcccccagctccctGCCGCCCTGCACCCTGGCCAGACCAAGCCTCCCTGAAACAGCTGCCACCTCAGCTCTCCTTACCCTTATAGCAGACGGAGAGGCCCTGCCAGGAGAGGAAGGGCCATAATAGTTGGCTTGGGGCCTTGTCTTCAAGGGGCTAGGGAGATGCCCTGGGAGGGCTGCAGGGCTAGAGACTCCTTAGAGGATGGTTTCCAGCAGGGGCGAGGCAGGGGGAGGTGGTACAGAGGAGAGCTTCATAGAGGTCTTGGCTCAGGGCAGCCCCAGTCAGACACCTGGTCAGGAGCCTACAGGCCCCGGGCCAGCCCTCTTGGCAAGGTAGCAGGCAGATGGGGGGCAACATGTGCTGCCTGGGCACTGGCCCAGGAGGACCTAGGCCTCGGGAACTGGCAGCACAGAGCAGAGCCTGCCTGGGAGGGGGCTGGGAACAAAGCAGCAAAATGAACTAAGGTTCAGGAGTTAGGCTGCCTTCAGCTCAGATCCCAGGCTGCATCACACTTAGAGAGAGACTGTGGGCAAGTCAGTTAGCtgccctgagcctcagtttccccttctgttttttttttttttttttccggtcTTGTTTTCTTTgcaacagggtcttactctcttgcccagactggagtgcagctgcatgatcatagctctctgcagcctctaactcctgggctcaagtaatcctcctacctcagctttctgagtaggtgggactacaggtgcacaccaccatgcctagctaattttttatttttgtttttgtagagatgcggtctcgctatgttacccaggttggtctcaaactgctggcaaCAAGTGatccctcccacctcggcctcccaaactgttgacattacaggcatgagccactgcgcccggccttccctTCTGTTAAATAGGGACAGTAAAGTCCCTAGTGTTTATACAACACTTACTATGGACTGgaaatcatcattattatcactATCCATTGTATTAATACAATTCGGGGTACGTGGGAAGCCCTACAACAAAACTGTCAGTGCCTCTTCCCTGACTGACGCTGACATGGCCATCTTTGGGCAGGCAGGCTGGCAGGCTAGTGGTTATTTCCAAGGCGTGCCAGCAACCCTAGGATCTGCTTCCCTATCCATTGGAGACATGATGAGTTTCACCCATACCCCTGCTTAAAGTCCAtgccctctccccaccctgcAGATGGAAGCAGAGCCAGCAGAGCCTCTCGCTGCAGCAGTGGAAGCGGCCAATGGGGCTGAGCAGACCCGAGTGAACAAAGCACCAGAAGGGCGGAGCCCTCTGAGCGCTGAGGAGCTGATGACTATTGAGGATGAAGGAGTCTTGGACAAGATGGTATAGCCAGATCCGGTGGGCTGGGGGTTGGCAGAGGCCAGCAGGCACCAGGTAGGCAATGATGGGCTCTATATGCAGCTGGATCAGAGCACGGACTTTGAAGAGCGGAAGCTCATCCGGGCTGCACTTCGTGAGCTCCGACAAAGGAAGAGAGGTAGAGAGCCAGTTGCCCTACCCTAGATCCAGCTGCCCCATTCCCCAGCTGCTCCCCTCATACTCTGGGGTCCATTTGTGGACACCCCAGCTTAATAACTGCCCTACCCAGCTTCTCCTTCTCTAGACCCAGCAGTTCCCTTGGCTATTCCCTGCTGGATCCAGCTGCTCCTTCCCTAGCTCCTTCTCTCCCGCTGGTGACCCCAGTTATTCTCCCCAACCagcttctcttctccttcctagACCCAGATACTCCCTCCCGCAGCTACTCTCTCCTTGGATCCAGTTGCCTCTCAAAGTACTGTCAACGACTCCTTCCCTGAATCCAGATACTCCTTCTCCCTGCTGCTCCTCTCTCCCTGAAGTCCATTGATGGCCATCTTAGCCTCTGCCCCATCCAGCTTCCCTTTTCCTGGACACAACTACTTCCTCCCCCAGATAGTTCTTCCCTGGACACATCTATTCATTCCCTTAGATTCTGGGTTCAATTGCTTCTCCTCTCAAACACTCTCAATTACTCCTCTGAATCTAGCTGCTTCTGCCAGGGCCCACTGATGGCCACCCCAGTCTCTATCTCTACCCACCTACTTCTATTTTAAGCCCAGTTAACCCCCTTCACTAGCTTCTCTCCCAGCTACTCTTCCCCTGGATCAGATTGCTTCTCAGATCCCATCAATTGCTCCCTTCCTGGATCTAAATATTCCTGCCTCCAGCTGCTCTTCTCCTCCAACCAAAGACCTGCTGATGGCCCACCCAGCTACTTCCTCACTCAGCTTCTCCTTCCTTGGACTCAGCTACCCCCTCACTAGATCTAGATACCCCTCCTGACTTAGCTACTCATGCCTATAGAAACCCTTTTTGGATCCATACCCCTTTGAGTTTAGCTACTCCGTATTCTCTAGTTTCTGCCTGAGTCCATCAAACCCTTCCCACACTCCATTCCCTGTCAAGTTATGGCTGTCCCCTCACCCCAGCTGCTCCTAGAGAGGCCCTTGTTACCTGTGTCATTCATGTTTCTAACAAGCCACCCTCCACCCCGTCTTGTGTGCCCCATGCACCTGTGCATCTGTGCTGTGTGGGTGTTGGTGGCCCTTTTGCGCATGCATGGGGCATCCCCTGCCCAGACCAGCGGGACAAGGAGCGGGAACGGCGGCTGCAGGAGGCACGGGGCCGGCCAGGGGAGGGGCGCGGCAACACAGCCACTGAGACCACCACGAGGCACAGCCAGCGGGCAGCTGATGGCTCTGCTGTCAGCACTGTTACCAAGACTGAGCGGCTCGTCCACTCCAGTAAGGGGCCAAATGGGGCCGGCCCAGGGCTCAGGGTGGGAACAcatcctcccccagccccctgtGCCTTTCACATCCTTCTCATCCCCTGCCCCTGCAGATGATGGCACACGGACGGCCCGCACCACCACAGTGGAGTCGAGTTTCGTGAGGCGCTCGGAGAGTAAGGCCACCTGGTGTCGCCctgtgcctgcctgcctgtccgCCCACCTCCTCCGGCTCTTCCTTGAGCTCTCTCTCCGTGTCTTCAACTGTGCCGTcactttctcttctctgcctGCGGCTATCACCACCCCTCCATACAGCCTCCCATCCCATCTCCTGATGTCCAGCCCAGGCCCTCACCTGGTGCCCCTTCCCCTTTTTTGCAGATGGCAGTGGCAGCACCATGATGCAAACCAAgaccttctcctcttcctcctcatccaaGAAGATGGGCAGGTGAGCACCAGCACCCAATCCCTGACCATAGAGGAGTCAGTGCCACAGGGGACCTAACTGCAAACCCGTTTTACAGAggggtgggctgggcacagtggctcttgcctgtaatcccagcactttgggaggccgaggtgggcggatcacttgaggtcaggagttcaagaccagcctggccaacatggtaaaacctcatctctactaaaaatacaaaaattagccgggcgtggtggcaggcacctgtaatcccaactactggggaggccgaggcacaagaatcacttgaacctgggaggcggaggttgcagtgagctgagatcactccactgcactccagtctgggcaacagagcgagactcagtctcaaaaataaatagataaataaataaataaataaataaataaataaataaaacagagggGTAGACTGGGATGCTGGGAGGTAATAGGTCTATAGCCAGGGAGGGGCAAAGTGAGAGTTAAGGATCCTGCTCTCCTTGggatctcattttattctcaacCACACCACAGGAGAGGTGGATGCTCAGGGAGGCCAGTGAGTTGCTTAGGGGCTCACATCTCTGAGTGGCTGCAATAGCATTGAACACTTACAGAGGCCTACCTACCACACTGAGCTGCCTGGTGGCACTGCCACTTCCCAGTATCTGCAAACCAtgtcccaggtcacacagcaccTTTATACCTTAGCCCCATGAGAAAGGAGGGTACCCCCATGTAACAGAGGCTGTTGGGGCTGGCAGAAAGCAGGAACAGGATCAGAATCCAGGATGAGAACCAAAGGGGTCCAGAGACTCTGAATCAGAGAGACCTTGTTCAAGTTCTAGTTCCGCCCATCACGTCCTCTGaaatcttaggcaagttactgccagaggtctcagtttcctcacctttaGTGGAATTGGTAAGGCCCCTCCCTGCTCTTGTGAAGTTTAAAATGGCACACAGGAAAGGATCAACAGagatgaattattattattactattattatgctAGTCATCATTTTTATTATCGGATAGTGCCCAGAAGCTGAACTCCCCTGTAACTTGAGGGTACAATGAGGCTTCTCAGAGAACTACtcgtgggtgggggagggggaggcggaAACCTGTTGAAAACCTTGCTGTCATTTGAGACTCAGTGTACTCCTCTAAAATGCGTGTGATGAGGACGCCTCCCTCCCTGGCAGGCGTTTGTGGCAGTGGAGATACTAGTGTGCTACAAGACCCCCCCTCCTCCTCGCGAGTGGTGGTCCAGGCTGGGGAGCAGCCCTGCTCTCCCTGCCTAACATGCGCCTCCCCAACCCCTAGCATCTTCGACCGCGAGGACCAGGCCAGCCCACGGGCCGGCAGCCTGGCGGCGCTCGAGAAACGGCAGGCCGAGAAGAAGAAAGAGCTGATGAAGGCGCAGAGTCTGCCCaagacctcagcctcccaggcgcGCAAGGCCATGATTGAGAAGCTGGAGAAGGAGGGCGCGGCCGGGTGAGCTGCAGAAGTGGGCTGGGCAGTGGGGGGCGGGGCGTGATAGGCAGTGGGGGGCGGGGCTTGATAGTTGGCCCGGCAGAGGCGGGAAGACCGCGCGGCTAGATCTGTGGTGCAAAGGCCCGAAGGTCATGGAAGGCGGGGCCTGGGATCCACTGGGTGGGCCCACCGAGGCATGCCCCTTATAGTCGTGTGACCTGGTCCTGACACCGCCCCTACAGCAGCCCTGGCGGACCCCGCGCAGCCGTGCAGCGATCCACCAGCTTCGGGGTCCCCAACGCCAACAGC from Homo sapiens chromosome 22, GRCh38.p14 Primary Assembly includes these protein-coding regions:
- the SMTN gene encoding smoothelin isoform b (isoform b is encoded by transcript variant 7); translation: MADEALAGLDEGALRKLLEVTADLAERRRIRSAIRELQRQELEREEEALASKRFRAERQDNKENWLHSQQREAEQRAALARLAGQLESMNDVEELTALLRSAGEYEERKLIRAAIRRVRAQEIEAATLAGRLYSGRPNSGSREDSKGLAAHRLEQCEVPEREEQEQQAEVSKPTPTPEGTSQDVTTVTLLLRAPPGSTSSSPASPSSSPTPASPEPPLEPAEAQCLTAEVPGSPEPPPSPPKTTSPEPQESPTLPSTEGQVVNKLLSGPKETPAAQSPTRGPSDTKRADVAGPRPCQRSLSVLSPRQPAQNRESTPLASGPSSFQRAGSVRDRVHKFTSDSPMAARLQDGTPQAALSPLTPARLLGPSLTSTTPASSSSGSSSRGPSDTSSRFSKEQRGVAQPLAQLRSCPQEEGPRGRGLAARPLENRAGGPVARSEEPGAPLPVAVGTAEPGGSMKTTFTIEIKDGRGQASTGRVLLPTGNQRAELTLGLRAPPTLLSTSSGGKSTITRVNSPGTLARLGSVTHVTSFSHAPPSSRGGCSIKMEAEPAEPLAAAVEAANGAEQTRVNKAPEGRSPLSAEELMTIEDEGVLDKMLDQSTDFEERKLIRAALRELRQRKRDQRDKERERRLQEARGRPGEGRGNTATETTTRHSQRAADGSAVSTVTKTERLVHSNDGTRTARTTTVESSFVRRSENGSGSTMMQTKTFSSSSSSKKMGSIFDREDQASPRAGSLAALEKRQAEKKKELMKAQSLPKTSASQARKAMIEKLEKEGAAGSPGGPRAAVQRSTSFGVPNANSIKQMLLDWCRAKTRGYEHVDIQNFSSSWSDGMAFCALVHNFFPEAFDYGQLSPQNRRQNFEVAFSSAETHADCPQLLDTEDMVRLREPDWKCVYTYIQEFYRCLVQKGLVKTKKS
- the SMTN gene encoding smoothelin isoform f (isoform f is encoded by transcript variant 10); the protein is MTAWTPYSLFRTPALLKADSQGLEGRSMLQEGNVCSKVYRMRVHPRPHSRLAAKLAGLEPETPYPGFEFSELVTGATGTGDLTRKEPTELGASEMADEALAGLDEGALRKLLEVTADLAERRRIRSAIRELQRQELEREEEALASKRFRAERQDNKENWLHSQQREAEQRAALARLAGQLESMNDVEELTALLRSAGEYEERKLIRAAIRRVRAQEIEAATLAGRLYSGRPNSGSREDSKGLAAHRLEQCEVPEREEQEQQAEVSKPTPTPEGTSQDVTTVTLLLRAPPGSTSSSPASPSSSPTPASPEPPLEPAEAQCLTAEVPGSPEPPPSPPKTTSPEPQESPTLPSTEGQVVNKLLSGPKETPAAQSPTRGPSDTKRADVAGPRPCQRSLSVLSPRQPAQNRESTPLASGPSSFQRAGSVRDRVHKFTSDSPMAARLQDGTPQAALSPLTPARLLGPSLTSTTPASSSSGSSSRGPSDTSSRFSKEQRGVAQPLAQLRSCPQEEGPRGRGLAARPLENRAGGPVARSEEPGAPLPVAVGTAEPGGSMKTTFTIEIKDGRGQASTGRVLLPTGNQRAELTLGLRAPPTLLSTSSGGKSTITRVNSPGTLARLGSVTHVTSFSHAPPSSRGGCSIKMEAEPAEPLAAAVEAANGAEQTRVNKAPEGRSPLSAEELMTIEDEGVLDKMLDQSTDFEERKLIRAALRELRQRKRDQRDKERERRLQEARGRPGEGRGNTATETTTRHSQRAADGSAVSTVTKTERLVHSNDGTRTARTTTVESSFVRRSENGSGSTMMQTKTFSSSSSSKKMGSIFDREDQASPRAGSLAALEKRQAEKKKELMKAQSLPKTSASQARKAMIEKLEKEGAAGSPGGPRAAVQRSTSFGVPNANSIKQMLLDWCRAKTRGYEHVDIQNFSSSWSDGMAFCALVHNFFPEAFDYGQLSPQNRRQNFEVAFSSAETHADCPQLLDTEDMVRLREPDWKCVYTYIQEFYRCLVQKGLVKTKKS